From Pseudarthrobacter equi, a single genomic window includes:
- a CDS encoding rhodanese-like domain-containing protein: MTTETETDTQLVTAAEAAQLIAGGALLVDVRSDAGRNSTGAVPGALVVDRGRVEEDFGPGSDKRLAQVEGTDQKIVVFCGSVNGSGPVARKLELLGYANAVHVDGGFPALRDAGVPTTGPVDTAS; this comes from the coding sequence ATGACCACTGAAACCGAAACAGACACCCAGCTCGTCACGGCCGCAGAAGCCGCCCAACTGATTGCCGGCGGTGCATTGCTGGTTGACGTCCGCAGCGACGCCGGACGCAACAGCACCGGGGCAGTCCCGGGAGCACTGGTGGTGGACCGCGGGCGCGTGGAGGAGGATTTCGGCCCCGGTTCGGACAAACGCCTGGCGCAGGTTGAGGGCACGGACCAGAAGATCGTGGTGTTCTGCGGCTCCGTGAACGGCTCCGGCCCGGTTGCACGGAAACTTGAGCTGCTCGGTTACGCCAACGCGGTGCACGTTGACGGCGGTTTCCCCGCCCTGCGCGACGCCGGTGTACCGACCACCGGGCCCGTCGACACCGCTAGCTAG
- a CDS encoding type IV toxin-antitoxin system AbiEi family antitoxin domain-containing protein — protein sequence MEIPPGLIDTAAILRTGATTDTLHRAFRAGQLVRIRRGFYMPTEDWLRARPSERFAWTTTAVARSVKGAVLCGQTAAVASGLPTLGTPPCVELGTTLPGRSGTRKSTLLVLGESGAAEEVRLTRSYPLRYRLGAVPEPARSGEFLCSGLIRTTVDVLASEKLDQALVVADGAARRLRGTGVLGPGASLLTVPGVAAGIAELPTAAGRRRAERVVALASPLPESVGESYSRAVFEFLGFEQPALQHVFNDGAGFIGRSDFWWPRQGVVGEFDGKGKYVETAQRDGMTAEEAVYREKLREDRIRALGHGFVRWRWADLVDPDKLRRKLLSGGLRPGAGMPVAVGQRLVRGSEP from the coding sequence ATGGAGATCCCGCCTGGACTGATCGATACCGCTGCCATCCTGCGCACCGGCGCCACCACCGACACCCTGCACCGAGCCTTCCGGGCGGGTCAGCTGGTCCGGATCCGGCGCGGCTTTTACATGCCCACTGAGGACTGGCTGCGGGCGCGCCCTTCCGAGCGCTTCGCATGGACGACGACGGCGGTGGCCAGGTCCGTCAAAGGTGCGGTTCTGTGCGGGCAAACGGCAGCCGTTGCCAGTGGGCTGCCCACGCTGGGGACGCCGCCCTGCGTTGAACTGGGCACGACCCTTCCCGGCCGCAGCGGAACCCGCAAATCCACCCTCTTGGTCCTGGGCGAGAGCGGCGCGGCAGAGGAAGTCCGGCTGACGCGTTCCTACCCCCTCCGGTACCGGCTGGGAGCCGTGCCGGAGCCGGCCCGGTCTGGGGAATTCCTGTGTTCGGGGCTGATCCGGACCACGGTGGATGTCCTGGCATCCGAGAAGCTGGACCAGGCCCTGGTGGTTGCCGATGGCGCTGCCCGCAGGCTTCGAGGGACGGGCGTCCTTGGTCCCGGCGCCAGCCTGCTGACCGTGCCGGGAGTTGCGGCCGGCATCGCAGAGCTTCCTACGGCGGCTGGCCGGCGCCGCGCAGAACGGGTGGTTGCCCTTGCCAGCCCGCTGCCCGAGTCCGTCGGAGAGTCCTACAGCCGGGCCGTTTTTGAGTTTCTCGGGTTCGAGCAGCCCGCACTGCAGCACGTCTTCAACGACGGTGCCGGCTTCATTGGCAGGAGCGACTTCTGGTGGCCGCGTCAGGGCGTGGTGGGGGAGTTCGACGGCAAGGGCAAGTATGTCGAGACCGCGCAGCGGGACGGGATGACTGCAGAGGAAGCCGTCTACCGGGAGAAGCTCCGCGAGGACCGGATCCGCGCGCTGGGCCACGGCTTCGTCCGCTGGCGGTGGGCCGATCTGGTGGATCCCGACAAACTCCGGCGGAAGCTGCTGTCCGGCGGGCTTCGCCCGGGTGCCGGGATGCCAGTGGCCGTTGGTCAGAGGCTTGTTCGCGGATCAGAACCGTGA
- a CDS encoding amidase gives MPEELHSLSAVQLRDVLRGGQVSAVEAAEHFLDRIGQRNPLLGAFITVTAEQAIEQARAADARHSRSRTGELPLLHGMPLAFKDLTDVAGVVTTHGSAALDHKAAPADAPLVAHLREAGVISLGKTQVPEFGLTAYSENRVAPPSRNPYAPSRSSGGSSGGSAAAVAAGLVPFAPGTDGGGSVRIPAAACGLVGLKPGRGVVPSGESQGDPARLVVAGPLARTAADAALMMDALVPDAGYLAALEREPRKLRIGVTLDSPWSATFPFTPDQEALDALAAGERLLEHAGHTFGEAAIRYDNRYPDAFTTAWTAGVGSARISPHREALLAPLTRTFRRRAQQRSPAKLSEALAFLRQFQHDTVAQYAEWDLMLMPALAQTPRPVGWFTGTGHGGERWPAAQWPGDADGDYRKQCEFAPWSSMINVCGLPAISLPVHWTEGTPGQGLPMGIQLVGPMGSEQLLLQVGHQLGL, from the coding sequence GTGCCCGAAGAGCTCCACAGCCTCTCCGCCGTCCAGTTGCGGGATGTCCTGCGCGGCGGCCAGGTCTCGGCCGTGGAAGCTGCGGAACATTTCCTGGACCGGATTGGGCAGCGCAATCCGCTGCTGGGGGCCTTCATCACCGTGACGGCGGAGCAGGCCATCGAACAGGCCCGTGCCGCGGACGCCCGCCACTCCCGCTCCCGCACCGGCGAACTGCCACTGCTGCACGGGATGCCGCTGGCCTTCAAGGACCTGACCGATGTTGCCGGTGTGGTGACCACCCACGGCAGCGCCGCCCTTGACCACAAGGCGGCACCCGCGGATGCGCCCCTCGTGGCGCACCTCAGGGAAGCCGGCGTCATCTCCCTCGGCAAGACTCAGGTGCCCGAATTCGGCCTGACGGCCTACTCCGAAAACCGCGTTGCACCGCCGTCGCGCAATCCGTATGCCCCCAGCAGGAGCTCGGGCGGCTCCTCCGGCGGCAGCGCTGCCGCCGTGGCCGCCGGTCTGGTCCCCTTCGCTCCCGGGACCGACGGCGGCGGTTCCGTTCGGATCCCGGCGGCGGCCTGCGGGCTGGTGGGCCTGAAGCCGGGCCGCGGCGTGGTGCCCAGCGGGGAAAGCCAGGGCGATCCGGCCCGGCTGGTGGTCGCAGGACCGCTGGCCAGGACCGCCGCCGACGCCGCCCTGATGATGGACGCGCTGGTTCCGGATGCCGGCTACCTGGCCGCCCTGGAGCGGGAGCCGCGGAAGCTGCGCATCGGCGTCACACTGGACAGCCCGTGGTCGGCAACCTTCCCCTTCACGCCTGACCAGGAAGCCCTGGACGCCCTGGCGGCGGGCGAGCGGCTCCTGGAACACGCGGGGCATACGTTCGGTGAAGCGGCGATCCGCTACGACAACAGGTACCCCGATGCATTCACCACGGCCTGGACCGCCGGCGTAGGCAGCGCCCGCATTAGCCCGCACCGGGAAGCGCTGCTCGCGCCACTGACCCGCACCTTCCGCCGCCGGGCACAGCAGCGGAGCCCCGCCAAGCTGTCCGAGGCCCTAGCCTTCCTGCGGCAGTTCCAGCACGACACCGTGGCGCAGTACGCCGAATGGGACCTCATGCTGATGCCTGCCCTGGCGCAGACGCCCCGGCCGGTGGGCTGGTTTACCGGGACGGGCCACGGCGGCGAGCGGTGGCCGGCGGCGCAATGGCCAGGAGACGCCGACGGCGACTACCGGAAGCAGTGCGAATTCGCGCCCTGGTCTTCCATGATCAATGTGTGCGGACTGCCGGCCATCAGCCTCCCGGTCCACTGGACAGAAGGTACCCCGGGCCAGGGCCTGCCGATGGGAATCCAGCTGGTGGGGCCCATGGGCTCGGAACAGCTGCTGCTGCAGGTGGGGCACCAGCTGGGCCTGTAA
- a CDS encoding MFS transporter has protein sequence MGRIAGASTPLTRGTPSPRAALWLCLGAGFVTLLDQSVFVLAVPAMAAGLHADSGQVQWILASYSLAFGVALVPGGRLGDLLGRRKLFIAGIAVFGAFSLLGGLASDPAVVIAARLLQGLGAGTLNPQVLGLLQDIFTGSGRAKALGYYAAAGGTAAVCGPVVGGIILSAGDPALSWRLLFLVNVPLVLVLVPLALVYLPRATPQPGQARSGSTGSHGTDAARSDSPSRVHGSSEAGPRRSAVDVPGAVLLGAVVVASLVPTIYGPGPVAVLWAALGAVAVLAFAGWEFFYHRRGRTPLLSPALVRSPGYLLGTVVALCQFGVGAAMAAVTSLYFLTGTGLPPLAAAAILAPQAAGMLLASSLSWRFVARYGRTGIVAAIAAGLACLPAKDWAVQGFDAGAAAAIVAGVGLLQGVATGLVVAPNQTLTLAHAPQGAAGVAAGFYQLSQRFSAALCSAAAAGMFLGEGASGGNAREAFHQGILLCCALLAAALLAGGADAGRIAVAARKARAAVARSGKESTTTARAAVPGAPLPATSVSRGSVPVDSVPID, from the coding sequence ATGGGCCGAATCGCAGGGGCAAGCACTCCACTGACCAGGGGCACGCCGTCACCGCGGGCCGCGCTGTGGCTGTGCCTCGGCGCCGGGTTCGTGACCCTGCTCGATCAATCGGTCTTCGTGCTGGCCGTCCCTGCCATGGCAGCCGGCCTGCACGCGGACAGCGGGCAGGTGCAGTGGATCCTTGCCAGCTATTCCCTGGCCTTCGGCGTCGCGCTGGTCCCGGGCGGGCGGCTGGGTGACCTGCTGGGCCGCCGGAAACTGTTCATCGCCGGCATTGCCGTGTTCGGCGCCTTCAGCCTCCTCGGCGGACTCGCATCGGATCCCGCCGTCGTCATCGCCGCCCGCCTGCTGCAGGGACTGGGTGCCGGCACGCTGAATCCCCAGGTGCTGGGCCTCCTCCAGGACATCTTTACCGGCTCCGGACGGGCCAAGGCCCTGGGCTACTACGCGGCCGCCGGTGGCACGGCAGCCGTCTGCGGCCCCGTGGTGGGCGGCATCATTCTGTCCGCCGGCGATCCCGCCCTGAGCTGGCGGCTGTTGTTCCTGGTCAACGTCCCGCTCGTGCTGGTCCTGGTGCCGCTGGCCCTGGTCTATCTTCCGCGGGCGACGCCGCAGCCCGGCCAAGCCAGGTCAGGAAGCACAGGCAGCCACGGCACGGACGCCGCCCGCTCAGACAGCCCCAGCCGCGTCCACGGCTCAAGCGAGGCTGGACCGCGCCGCTCCGCCGTGGATGTCCCCGGGGCAGTGCTCCTGGGTGCTGTGGTGGTGGCATCGCTGGTGCCCACCATTTACGGTCCGGGCCCGGTGGCAGTCCTGTGGGCAGCGCTGGGTGCCGTTGCAGTACTTGCCTTCGCGGGATGGGAGTTTTTCTATCACCGGCGCGGCCGCACGCCGCTGCTCAGCCCGGCCCTGGTGAGGTCGCCCGGGTATCTCCTGGGCACGGTGGTGGCACTGTGCCAGTTCGGCGTCGGAGCGGCCATGGCGGCCGTGACCTCCCTGTACTTCCTGACCGGAACGGGCCTGCCGCCGCTGGCAGCTGCTGCGATCCTGGCACCGCAGGCCGCCGGAATGCTGCTGGCCTCCAGCCTCAGCTGGAGGTTCGTTGCGCGGTACGGCAGGACGGGAATCGTGGCCGCCATCGCCGCGGGGCTGGCCTGCCTCCCGGCAAAGGACTGGGCGGTCCAGGGGTTCGACGCCGGTGCTGCCGCAGCCATCGTCGCCGGGGTGGGGCTCTTGCAGGGCGTGGCCACAGGACTGGTGGTGGCGCCCAACCAAACGCTCACGCTGGCCCATGCCCCGCAAGGGGCGGCCGGCGTGGCTGCGGGGTTCTACCAACTCAGCCAGCGCTTCTCCGCCGCACTCTGCTCCGCCGCGGCCGCTGGCATGTTCCTAGGCGAGGGTGCCTCCGGTGGCAATGCCCGGGAGGCCTTCCACCAGGGAATCCTGCTGTGTTGCGCCTTGCTGGCCGCCGCACTGCTGGCCGGAGGGGCGGACGCCGGGCGGATCGCTGTGGCGGCACGCAAGGCGAGGGCCGCCGTCGCACGCTCCGGAAAGGAAAGTACGACGACGGCCCGCGCCGCAGTGCCCGGCGCACCGCTGCCTGCCACGTCGGTGTCCCGCGGCTCAGTTCCCGTCGACTCAGTTCCTATCGACTGA
- a CDS encoding GNAT family N-acetyltransferase: MTVPTQALETAVIRAARESEYEAVGELTFRGFGHHLPGAKQPDAERLDLLVDARARAAAGDLLVAEDTTTGELLGTVTVLQHGSALARQAEPGEAEVRLLAVLPEARRRGLGWLLLDRASEIAVAQGAERIVLDTGVDNHGSQNLYERYGYVRRPDREKPRPAPKVQLAVFTLDLASS, translated from the coding sequence TTGACAGTCCCCACACAGGCATTGGAGACCGCCGTGATCCGCGCGGCCCGGGAATCCGAATATGAGGCCGTCGGTGAGCTGACCTTCCGTGGTTTCGGGCACCACCTGCCGGGAGCCAAGCAGCCCGACGCCGAGCGGCTGGACCTGCTCGTAGACGCCAGGGCCCGGGCAGCGGCCGGCGACCTACTGGTAGCCGAGGACACCACAACCGGCGAACTGCTGGGCACCGTGACGGTGCTGCAGCACGGTTCCGCCCTGGCGCGCCAGGCCGAGCCGGGTGAAGCGGAAGTCCGGCTGCTGGCCGTGCTGCCCGAAGCCCGGCGCCGGGGACTCGGGTGGCTGCTGCTGGACCGGGCGTCGGAAATCGCCGTGGCACAGGGTGCAGAGCGGATCGTCCTCGACACCGGCGTGGACAACCACGGGTCCCAAAACCTCTACGAGCGGTACGGCTACGTGCGCCGCCCCGACCGCGAGAAGCCCCGGCCCGCACCCAAGGTCCAGCTCGCCGTCTTCACCCTGGACCTCGCAAGCAGCTAA
- a CDS encoding rhodanese-like domain-containing protein, whose product MSDFDSVPVNDVPDDAVILDVREDYEWVAGHAEGALHIPLDQIPARLDELDPDADVYVICRTGGRSFRAAQWLTGQGYTAINVSGGMDQWLESGKPLVSDNGLKPMVL is encoded by the coding sequence ATGAGCGACTTCGATTCCGTGCCCGTCAACGATGTTCCTGATGACGCCGTCATCCTGGACGTCCGGGAAGACTACGAGTGGGTTGCCGGCCACGCAGAAGGTGCCCTGCACATCCCCCTGGACCAGATTCCGGCCCGGCTCGACGAGCTCGACCCGGACGCTGACGTCTACGTCATTTGCCGCACCGGCGGCCGCTCCTTCCGTGCCGCGCAGTGGCTGACCGGGCAGGGCTATACGGCGATCAACGTCTCGGGCGGCATGGACCAGTGGCTGGAGTCGGGCAAGCCCCTGGTCTCCGACAACGGGCTCAAGCCGATGGTGCTTTAG
- the serS gene encoding serine--tRNA ligase, protein MIDVKDLSENPDKFRASQRARGADESVVDAIISADSARRAALIRYENLRAEQNVFGKKVAQAKGEEKQALLAEVKELANSVKAASAEADAAQTKQEELLRTVPNLVEDGVPEGGEDDYVVVKTVGTPREFPDFEPKDHLEIGELIGAIDMERGAKVSGSRFYFLRGVGARLEMALLQMAMEQAIDAGFVPMITPTLVRPETMQGTGFDVKHDAEIYRLAEDDLYLVGTSEVALAGYHADEILDFSAGPIRYAGQSSCYRREAGSHGKDTRGIIRVHQFNKVEMFIYTTVEEAAAEHQRLLAWEEEMLAKCELPYRVIDTAAGDLGNSAARKYDCEAWVPTQGAYRELTSTSNCTTFQARRLNIRERAVNAEGVAKGTRAVATLNGTLATTRWIVALLEHHQNADGSVNVPKALQKYLGGLEVLPVL, encoded by the coding sequence GTGATCGACGTAAAAGACCTCAGCGAAAACCCGGACAAGTTCCGTGCCAGCCAGCGCGCCCGCGGCGCGGACGAATCAGTGGTGGACGCGATCATCTCCGCGGATTCCGCCCGCCGTGCCGCGCTGATCCGCTACGAAAACCTCCGGGCCGAGCAGAACGTGTTCGGCAAGAAGGTGGCGCAGGCCAAGGGCGAGGAAAAGCAGGCGCTGCTGGCCGAGGTCAAGGAACTGGCCAACTCGGTCAAGGCCGCGTCCGCCGAGGCAGACGCCGCGCAGACCAAGCAGGAAGAACTGCTGCGCACCGTCCCCAACCTCGTTGAGGACGGCGTTCCCGAAGGCGGCGAGGACGACTACGTGGTGGTCAAGACCGTCGGCACGCCGCGCGAGTTCCCGGACTTCGAGCCCAAGGACCACCTGGAGATCGGCGAGCTGATCGGCGCCATCGACATGGAACGCGGTGCCAAAGTCTCCGGTTCACGCTTCTACTTCCTCCGCGGCGTCGGTGCGCGGCTGGAGATGGCGCTGCTGCAGATGGCCATGGAGCAGGCAATCGATGCCGGCTTCGTCCCCATGATCACGCCCACGCTGGTGCGCCCCGAGACCATGCAGGGCACCGGCTTCGACGTGAAGCACGACGCCGAGATCTACCGTCTCGCTGAAGACGACCTTTACCTGGTGGGCACCTCGGAGGTGGCCCTGGCCGGGTACCACGCGGACGAGATCCTGGACTTCTCCGCCGGCCCCATCCGTTACGCCGGCCAGAGCTCCTGCTACCGCCGCGAAGCCGGATCGCACGGCAAGGACACCCGCGGCATCATCCGCGTGCACCAGTTCAACAAGGTGGAAATGTTCATCTACACCACTGTTGAAGAGGCCGCCGCCGAGCACCAGCGGCTGCTGGCCTGGGAAGAGGAAATGCTGGCCAAGTGCGAGCTGCCCTACCGGGTCATCGACACCGCGGCCGGCGACCTCGGCAACTCCGCGGCCCGCAAGTACGACTGCGAAGCCTGGGTCCCTACCCAGGGCGCCTACCGCGAACTGACCTCCACCTCGAACTGCACCACGTTCCAGGCCCGCCGCCTGAACATCCGCGAGCGTGCGGTCAACGCCGAGGGCGTCGCCAAGGGCACCCGCGCCGTGGCCACGCTGAACGGCACCCTGGCCACCACCCGCTGGATTGTTGCCCTGCTGGAGCACCACCAGAATGCCGATGGTTCGGTCAACGTGCCCAAGGCCCTGCAGAAGTACCTGGGCGGCCTTGAGGTCCTTCCGGTCCTGTAG
- the pheA gene encoding prephenate dehydratase, which produces MPGAVPTYSFLGPEGTFTEAALMQVPGAGDAVRVPASNVNAALDAVRQGSAHAAMVPIENSVEGGVTATLDAIAGGQELRIVREVLVPISFVLVARPGTRLGDVRRISTHGHAWAQCRLWMDQHIPGAEYVPGSSTAAAAMGLLEPDCHYDAAICAPLVAQEQPGLPVLAENIGDNPGAVTRFVLVSRPGKLPERTGADKTTVAVPLPEDRPGALMEILDQFANRGVNLSRIESRPTGQYLGHYFFSIDADGHVGDARMADALAGLHRISPATRFLGSYPRADRQPIEVQPHTSDRAFAASRNWVESILDTESLQVESGSGPSPTA; this is translated from the coding sequence GTGCCCGGCGCTGTGCCCACCTATTCGTTCCTCGGCCCCGAAGGAACGTTCACCGAAGCGGCGCTGATGCAGGTGCCCGGTGCGGGGGACGCCGTCCGGGTGCCTGCTTCCAACGTGAACGCCGCCCTGGATGCAGTCCGGCAAGGCTCCGCCCATGCTGCCATGGTGCCCATCGAGAATTCCGTGGAGGGCGGAGTCACTGCCACGTTGGACGCGATCGCCGGCGGCCAGGAACTGCGGATCGTCCGGGAAGTGCTGGTGCCCATCAGCTTCGTTCTGGTGGCACGTCCCGGCACCCGCCTCGGCGACGTCCGCAGGATCTCCACGCACGGCCACGCGTGGGCGCAGTGCAGGCTCTGGATGGATCAGCATATTCCAGGCGCGGAATACGTTCCGGGATCCTCGACGGCGGCCGCCGCAATGGGCCTGCTGGAACCTGACTGCCACTACGACGCCGCCATCTGCGCACCCCTGGTTGCCCAGGAACAGCCCGGCCTCCCGGTGCTGGCCGAGAACATTGGCGACAACCCGGGCGCAGTCACCCGCTTCGTACTGGTGAGCCGTCCCGGAAAGCTTCCGGAACGCACGGGCGCAGACAAGACCACAGTGGCGGTCCCGCTGCCTGAGGACCGTCCCGGCGCCCTGATGGAAATCCTGGACCAGTTCGCCAACCGCGGCGTGAACCTGAGCCGGATCGAATCCAGGCCCACCGGCCAGTACCTGGGCCACTACTTCTTCAGCATCGACGCCGACGGGCATGTGGGCGACGCAAGGATGGCTGACGCACTGGCCGGGCTCCACCGCATCAGCCCCGCAACCCGCTTCCTCGGCTCATACCCACGGGCGGACCGGCAGCCCATCGAGGTTCAACCGCACACCTCGGACCGGGCCTTCGCGGCGTCCCGGAACTGGGTGGAATCCATACTGGACACGGAATCATTGCAGGTGGAAAGCGGTTCCGGACCTTCGCCCACAGCGTAG
- a CDS encoding PLP-dependent cysteine synthase family protein, giving the protein MTVFESVLDGIGGTPLVRLRRLGARFRPRIYAKLEFQNIGGSVKDRAALSMIRAAEREGLLRPGGTVVEGTSGNTGIGLAMVAAQLGYRAVIFAPAATAGEKVRLLRAYGAEVHLVADFVPRDHPGHLASRAAAYTGATPGAWLAQQYDNPANPAAHWHTTGPEIWDDTEGSVTHLVASVGTGGTLSGTGGFLKDASGGSVRVVAADPEHSRYGGGDGALKYVEGAGHALHPESVEDIWPEAFDTGVVDQYIRVSDRDAIFTARRAAREEGLLTGATGGTALAAALTLAEGLDESHTIVVVLPDSGRNYLSTYFDDGWLASLGFLEPVSPRGTVRSLLPSVDAGGPAPGVPLLPSGQAVGEAIAHLRARGLGPADPAFLVLDRGERHGTVHPREVLAAVTLESLQALESQAGPSAASLLAAVPYRAVGVGTPVPGAAGDDGVGGADEGVAGEDVAGGNVADGDEPTRGALVAAGTGTSAHEVLAVLVDGRITAAVPAGWRAGVRGADAAAAGSVTFSR; this is encoded by the coding sequence GTGACCGTTTTTGAATCCGTCCTGGACGGCATCGGGGGCACGCCCCTGGTCCGCCTGCGCCGCCTCGGGGCGCGATTCCGTCCAAGGATCTACGCCAAGTTGGAATTCCAGAACATCGGCGGCAGCGTCAAGGACCGGGCGGCGCTGTCCATGATCCGGGCCGCCGAACGCGAGGGGCTGCTCCGTCCCGGCGGGACGGTGGTGGAAGGAACCAGCGGCAACACCGGCATCGGGCTGGCCATGGTGGCGGCGCAGCTGGGGTACCGGGCCGTGATTTTCGCCCCGGCGGCAACCGCTGGGGAGAAGGTCCGGCTGCTGCGGGCCTACGGCGCCGAGGTGCATCTGGTGGCCGATTTCGTTCCGCGCGACCATCCGGGCCATCTGGCTTCCCGGGCTGCCGCGTACACCGGAGCCACCCCCGGCGCGTGGCTTGCCCAGCAGTACGACAACCCCGCCAACCCAGCTGCCCACTGGCACACCACGGGCCCTGAGATCTGGGATGACACGGAAGGGTCCGTCACCCATCTGGTGGCGAGCGTGGGAACGGGCGGCACGCTGTCCGGCACCGGCGGTTTCCTGAAGGACGCCAGCGGCGGTTCGGTGCGGGTGGTGGCGGCTGATCCGGAGCATTCCCGGTACGGCGGCGGCGACGGTGCGCTGAAGTACGTGGAAGGCGCCGGCCATGCCCTGCACCCCGAATCCGTGGAGGACATCTGGCCGGAGGCGTTCGACACCGGCGTCGTGGACCAATACATCCGGGTCAGCGACCGTGACGCGATTTTTACCGCCCGGCGGGCAGCCCGCGAGGAGGGGCTGCTGACCGGAGCAACGGGCGGAACGGCGCTCGCTGCCGCACTGACCCTGGCAGAAGGCCTGGACGAGTCCCACACCATCGTGGTGGTACTTCCCGATTCAGGGCGGAACTACCTGTCCACCTATTTCGACGACGGCTGGCTCGCCTCCCTGGGCTTCCTCGAACCGGTGAGTCCCCGGGGAACCGTGCGGTCACTGCTGCCTTCCGTTGACGCCGGCGGACCGGCGCCCGGGGTGCCGCTTCTGCCGTCAGGGCAGGCTGTTGGCGAGGCGATCGCCCACCTCCGCGCACGGGGACTGGGGCCGGCCGATCCTGCTTTCCTGGTCCTGGACCGCGGCGAGCGGCACGGCACTGTCCACCCCAGGGAGGTCCTGGCTGCCGTAACCCTCGAGTCGCTGCAGGCGCTGGAGTCCCAGGCCGGGCCATCGGCGGCGTCCCTCCTTGCCGCAGTGCCCTACCGTGCGGTGGGGGTTGGAACACCTGTGCCCGGCGCTGCGGGCGACGACGGCGTCGGTGGGGCCGACGAAGGGGTGGCTGGCGAGGACGTGGCTGGCGGGAATGTGGCTGACGGCGATGAGCCCACCCGGGGCGCGCTTGTTGCTGCAGGCACAGGCACGTCAGCCCATGAAGTATTGGCGGTCCTGGTTGACGGGCGGATCACGGCAGCCGTGCCTGCCGGCTGGCGGGCCGGTGTACGGGGCGCGGACGCCGCGGCGGCGGGCTCAGTAACCTTCAGCCGGTAA
- a CDS encoding diacylglycerol/lipid kinase family protein has translation MSDWILYLLTAVALAFAISSWWGVRRLKALHMRSAVAGDAYDPGLEKQGVAVIINPIKARAAEARAAIQRACLTAGWDEPVFYETTAEDPGFTQMQAALATKPDVVLVGGGDGTVRVVAEALAHTDVAMGLIPLGTGNLLARNVDVDVTDLHGSVQTALFGRQRSIDTARMAIENSRTGTYSEHVFLVIAGIGMDAEVLADTNDGLKKAVGWLAYTESGMRHLPGRRKKVSISLDGSPEQVRNIRSVLFANCGLVPGGIDLIPQAMIDDGMLDVVVMSPRSALGWLLMYGKIIFKHSGKLPIMTVYRSGRIVIKCPEPMPTQLDGDTSGEATKLTVQVQPASLLVRVRGISGPDVGTAA, from the coding sequence ATGAGCGACTGGATTCTCTACCTGCTGACAGCGGTGGCCCTTGCCTTTGCCATCTCCAGCTGGTGGGGCGTACGCCGGCTGAAGGCCCTGCATATGCGCAGCGCCGTGGCCGGCGACGCCTATGATCCCGGCCTGGAAAAGCAGGGGGTGGCGGTGATCATCAACCCCATCAAGGCACGCGCAGCCGAGGCACGGGCGGCCATACAGCGGGCCTGCCTCACCGCCGGCTGGGATGAGCCGGTCTTTTACGAGACCACGGCCGAGGACCCCGGTTTCACCCAGATGCAGGCAGCCCTGGCCACCAAACCGGACGTCGTCCTGGTGGGCGGCGGAGACGGCACGGTCCGGGTGGTGGCCGAGGCACTGGCGCACACGGATGTGGCCATGGGACTGATCCCGCTGGGGACGGGCAACCTGCTGGCACGGAACGTGGACGTGGACGTCACGGACCTGCACGGCTCCGTCCAGACCGCGCTCTTCGGCCGGCAGCGCTCCATCGACACGGCCCGGATGGCCATCGAGAATTCCCGCACGGGCACCTATTCGGAGCACGTTTTCCTGGTGATTGCCGGGATCGGCATGGATGCAGAGGTCCTGGCGGATACGAACGACGGCCTGAAGAAGGCGGTGGGCTGGCTCGCCTACACCGAGTCCGGCATGCGGCACCTTCCAGGCCGGCGCAAAAAGGTGTCCATCTCCCTGGACGGCAGCCCGGAACAGGTCCGGAACATCCGCAGCGTGCTCTTCGCCAACTGCGGCCTGGTGCCCGGCGGCATCGACCTCATTCCGCAGGCCATGATCGACGACGGCATGCTGGACGTGGTGGTGATGAGCCCCCGCAGTGCGCTCGGCTGGCTGCTGATGTACGGCAAGATCATCTTCAAGCACAGCGGAAAGCTGCCGATCATGACCGTGTACCGGTCCGGCAGGATCGTCATCAAGTGCCCGGAACCGATGCCCACGCAGCTGGACGGCGACACGTCAGGTGAGGCAACCAAGCTCACGGTTCAGGTGCAGCCGGCGTCCCTGCTGGTGCGGGTCCGGGGGATTTCCGGGCCCGACGTCGGGACTGCCGCTTAG